Genomic DNA from Candidatus Hydrogenedentota bacterium:
AGGACCTTTATGCCGCCCAATGTCTGGCGGGGGATTCTAAAGCATCCTTGTGGACCGTGGGGTTCCATGCCCAACAGTCGGTGGAAAAGGCGTTGAAGGCAGTTTTAATGGGGCGGGGTATACGTTACCCGTTCACCCATGATATTGCTGCGCTGGTGAAAATACTTTCCTCCACGGGTCTTCCATTTCCCCCAAATCATGATGATCTGCCCTACCTTACCCCTTTCGGCACCCTGTTCAGATATGAAGACGAAAGCTGGGGGGAGCCGGAATCCATGGACCTGCTCCGCCTTCTCAAGTGGGCCAAAGAAACCATTTGTTGGGCGAAAACAATGTTTGACGGGGACATAGCGTAAGCCGGACTGAGCGGGGTGTTCACCGTGGCACATACAGTGCTGCACGGACTACTACAAGGCCATGGTGCTGGGCAATGTGGCCGAGTCCTCCATCCATGACGTGTGGAACGGGCCGGTGGCCCAAAA
This window encodes:
- a CDS encoding SPASM domain-containing protein, which produces MVLGNVAESSIHDVWNGPVAQKIR
- a CDS encoding HEPN domain-containing protein, with amino-acid sequence MDNAGIRARGLLAKAEEDLYAAQCLAGDSKASLWTVGFHAQQSVEKALKAVLMGRGIRYPFTHDIAALVKILSSTGLPFPPNHDDLPYLTPFGTLFRYEDESWGEPESMDLLRLLKWAKETICWAKTMFDGDIA